In the Triticum aestivum cultivar Chinese Spring chromosome 2B, IWGSC CS RefSeq v2.1, whole genome shotgun sequence genome, GATTCATAGATTTACAGTAATACACAGTAGTCTGACTTTGAAATAAGTCTTATGGTTTCTAACAAAAAGATTCTTGCCTCCGCAGATCAATGTAGAGCTATGGAGCTTGCAATAGAGAAAGTAATGCCGGACATCACACACCGGTGGTGCAAGTGGCACATCCTGAAGAAGGCTAAGGAAAAACTTGTGCATACTACTCAAAACGAAGCGATTTCAGAGCAGAATTTCATAAAGTTGTGAATCACATGATAACGGAAGAAGAATTTGAAAATGCATGGGCACAGCTCCTTGAGAAATACAATTTGCAAAAAAAACACTTACATTTCACACATCTATGAAGTTCGCACGAAGTGGGCAAAACCATATTTCAGGGGCATATTTTGTGCAAAAATGACAAGCACACAGCGAAGTGAGAGCGCAAATCATATGCTGAAGGGATATGTGCCAGCAAGCTGCCCCATGCACTTATTTGTAAGGCAATACATGAGGCTGCTTTTCGGTCGAGAAGCAAACAAGAACTATGAGGAGAGGCGAACAAAGATTGTAAGTTGCTtcaatcttttttttttttgaattttcacgcgggggggggggggggggggggggggggaggagagatTTCCCCACCTGAATTTCCATATATGGGGCCAAAACACCCAGGTAACCAGCATGCACAAGTACATTTTTGTACGGGGGAAGAGCTAGAGAGGGGGGGGCAACAAGCATCAGGCATCTTGAGGGCTTGTCAGGCAGCCCAGCCATGTATCAGATGCCTGCTTTAGAGCAACAGGCAGACGCACCCGCCAAAGCACGACGTCCTCCCTACACAAGCGCAGCAGTCGGGGGAGTGACGGGGGCAACCCCTGGAAGACCACCGCGTTGCGGTGCTTCTGAAGTTGCCAACAACAAAGGAGGAGGAAGGTCGAGCCCGTCCGCGTCGGCACCGAGCCAGGGGGGGACATAGTGTGCAGCAGCTGAACGGATGAGACCGCCGAGGCGACTCCCACCACAGACCAGAAGCGCTGAGCAAAAGGGCAGTCGAAGATGAGATGGTCCGCCGACTCCAAGGGTGCCGAGCAGACGGGGTAGCCAGCCCCCGCCGCCTCCACAATGTGCTTCCACAGGGAACGTCTCTTGTCTGGATCCGAGCCTGGACCAAGAGCCAGGCGAAGAAGCGGACACGACTTGGAGCGTAGTTCTTGTAGACAAAGTCGGCGTACGGCGCAAGCACCCCACCAAAGTGGCAAAGATGGTAGAGGCAGGCGGAGGAGAGCCCAACACCCTTGTCACAGCCTAGGCGAAGGGTCCGAACATCCGGCTCCGTAGTGAGGGCCAGCGCCCGGATGATTGGGAGGAGCATCGCGCACTCCCTGGCGCCCGCATGGTTCAGGCGGGGGACGAGGACCCCAGCAAGCCCGTGTTGAAATACGTGAGCAACCGAGGCCGCCGGCATGGTGGTGTGAGAGAAGAGGGAGCTCATCTGGACGGATAGTGCACCACCGGGCAACCGAGGGTCCAGCTAGAACGCCATAGTGCGGCCGTCGCCGACGGAGACAGTGGTGACCGCCCTGTACACAGGCATAAGCTTGGCGAGGGAAGGCCGGTACTTGTAATTATGCCTCCGCAAAAACATGGAACATGCTAACTATGTTCTTATTTGTATTCAGACATTGCCATCTATGAAGGTAAACACGCCGCTGGAATTTCACGCTAGCAATATCTACACACGAGCAATGTTTGAGAAATTTGGTGAGATCCTGTATGAAGCAGGGCAGTACAGAGTAGAAGAGGTCGAGAAAGGTTCAAAATATAATGTACATCGATATCACCCGGATAAACATGAAAAGTGGTGCAGAGTATTGTACGTCGTGCATGTCCACGGTCAGGGTGAAGAATTGACATGTGAATGTGGCAACTTCGAGCACACAGGATTACTATGCTCAGTGGCGGAGGTAGAGGGTGGACAGGGTGGGCCACGGCCCACCCTGGAATTTTTTGAATAGCTTTATAGCATAAGAAAAATGCTAAAAAATATTaagaattttttttgtatttttatgaacAGTTCTACTGTTGGCCCACCCTTACTCATTGGGCTAGATCCGCTACTGACTATGCTGCCATTATTAAGGTACAATCTTATTGTCTTGAGATAAGAAATTTAACAATATTGCTGATTCGTCTCAATTGATAAAACCATGTAAGCTGAAATAACTAAGTAATCATATTGCAGGTTCCTGATTTCCTTGGTATAGACAGAATTCCATCAAAGCATATCCTCAAAAGATGGACAAAAGAAGCAAGAGACATACTTCCAGATCACTTGGCACACCTACAGAAAGGCAATATTTCAGTAAACTCAATAACATTCAGACATTCAAATATGTATACACATGCTTTAGAGGTGGTGAAACTTGGTGATGCAAATCCAGTTGCCTACGATTGCGCGATGGAACTTCTTAGAGCAGCAATGGATAAACTGACCCCTTTAGCTGCTGAGCATGATGGTCTGGGTTTAGTGCACAGAATAGAATTGAAAAAGACAAAGGTTAAGGAATTGAGTCTGCTAGAAGGGCCACATAATGGGTGCATGAGCGACGATGAGGGCAGTGCCATTGGAAATTTCATTGGATTGTCTGCTCCAGAACGTAAACGGAAAGCCGGACGACCAACTAATAGCAGAGACAAGCCTCCGTACGACGACCGATCTGGGAAGAGAAAAAAGTTGAAGGTTACATCAGAAGTGAATGGTGCTCTCGGATGCGCCACAAGTAAACGAACACGGTTCTGCACTATATGTCGTGGCCCTGGTCACAAAAGCACAACTTGTCCACAAAGAGGAGACGCGCctcaaaagaaaggaaagaaccaAAATGCTCGATTTTCGGGGTGGGAGGTCATCGGAAGAACACATGCAACAATCCTAAGATCATGGTACATGTTGCAGAGCAAACAACTCCTGATCCTGGTAGCAGCCAGTGATTATTCTATGCAACTAAGAAAGCATATATATCAAGTAGAACCCAGATTGTTGGTGTTTGCTTGTAGATGAATGCCACTTCCCTGATGTCTATTTTAATCTGTACTTGTCTGAACCTTGTGAACCCATGCTGCGTGTGTGCAAGCATCGCAAGTGAATCTGAATGTTAGCTGGTACTGCTTTGTATCGTGAATGCTCTGTTGCATTTGCCTTGCCTCAATAATGTACTGCGTTTGCCTAATAACATTATTTAAATGGATGTACCGTTGACATATATGTTTGATGCTGCTGTGGCATTATCCATCCTATTAATCTTATGTGGCATAATCAACCAAAAAAAATCTGCTACCCCTTGTTAAGTACTGCTGAAAATCACACACGCATGAATGGTCTGCACATGACATGGATGTGAAAAAAAATATATATGTGACCGACAGCACAGCACAGTGCACACCCTCTCTTCACTCCAAACATGGGCGCGGAGGCAGCTCCGCGCACGTATAGTTTGATTTTTGAATCCTTCTGGAGCGTCCGCCTAGCAAGGCCTGCACTTACTACCCTGCTGTTGTGAGCCACCATCAATTTACTTCAAGTGAGCCGAGCTTTGCCACCTGCTCACAGTCTGCAGGCAGATCTCCCTTGCTGTCGCTAGCCTCCGGATCACTCCATCAAGCTGCCATCCAGATGTCTCCTCCACTTTCAGTAGGCAGCTCTCCCCATGAAGCATCATCAGGTTCCAACTCCCCACAGGTTGCAATCGCCGATGGCGACTTCAACCCTCCCCCTGTTGCAGGAACTGAAAATCACCCCCGAGGAGATGATGCTCCAGGCCACGCGGAGTGGGCTGGGACAGGTACGTTCTGCATATATCGGATTTGGTTTCTGCATTCTTTTAACCTCGTGTTTATGTACTGCGGTTTATCTATAAAATCTGATAGCCCGAGTTTCTGCACGCAGGATTCGGTGGACGGCAGAGCCGATGGAACAAGTGAGCAGATGGGAACCGGACTGGTGCTTCGGTCGAGTAATAAATGGCCTCGCTGGTCCGCACCGCTTCCCAAACAAGGAACGATGACGGCAAACGTAAACGGCATCAGCGGCCCACACCTATCCTCGGTCCCGTGCCATTGGTGCAGTTCGGCCCATAACCAACCCCTTCCGTTAGAGCCCAACAACCGTCCACCGTAAACTCCGTTATGCACATTACACAATACCATGCCTGCCCGTATCCCGTACATGTACACTCAAAACAATATAATAAAACTTACAGCCCGCATCCCCATAGCCAGTTCGATGGCCACCGATACCAGGAGCGCACGCGCTCGAGCACTCCTACCAATTTTCGGCTATGTGGTCTCCTATAAGTCTCTCTTATAAACATCACTTTGGCAAAATAATCACACACATGTTGTTCCGCAGAAGATCCCACAGAGAAAGTGAAAAGTATTTTGACTTTTTCTTCCAAAATCATGACGTGTGAACCACCCCATGTGTTAATTAAAAAAAACACCCCATGTGTTAATTAAAAAAAACACCCCATGTGCTTCTCACTGAATATAGTGCATCACTCGTGGTTCTGATAATCTGACGCGTGTGAGCCCCGTTGCACCCCGTTGGAGCCTCACGTGACACTCTTTCTCTTCACTGGATGGGCGGACGAGCTACGTACTACGGATCCAACGTGCTCCTCAGCGGATCCCATCGCCGCTGAAGGCATAGTATAAGAGCATCAGAACCGGACGATGGCCTGCGCCGAGCCCGACGTGTTGTGTGCAGCCAAGGCATCGTATAAGAGCATCAGAACCGGACGATGGCCTGCGCCGAGCCCGACGTGTTGTGTGCAGCCAAGGCATCGTATAAGAGCATCTTGCATCTGCAGCAGGATATGTTAAATATGGATGCAGCAGGATATGTTAAATATGGGTCTTAAATCCATACAAGGACATGCAAACGAAATAAACCTACGT is a window encoding:
- the LOC123046500 gene encoding uncharacterized protein isoform X2; translation: MHGHSSLRNTICKKNTYISHIYEVRTKWAKPYFRGIFCAKMTSTQRSESANHMLKGYVPASCPMHLFVRQYMRLLFGREANKNYEERRTKIFYCWPTLTHWARSATDYAAIIKVPDFLGIDRIPSKHILKRWTKEARDILPDHLAHLQKGNISVNSITFRHSNMYTHALEVVKLGDANPVAYDCAMELLRAAMDKLTPLAAEHDGLGLVHRIELKKTKVKELSLLEGPHNGCMSDDEGSAIGNFIGLSAPERKRKAGRPTNSRDKPPYDDRSGKRKKLKVTSEVNGALGCATSKRTRFCTICRGPGHKSTTCPQRGDAPQKKGKNQNARFSGWEVIGRTHATILRSWYMLQSKQLLILVAASDYSMQLRKHIYQVEPRLLVFACR
- the LOC123046500 gene encoding protein FAR1-RELATED SEQUENCE 9 isoform X1, which codes for MHGHSSLRNTICKKNTYISHIYEVRTKWAKPYFRGIFCAKMTSTQRSESANHMLKGYVPASCPMHLFVRQYMRLLFGREANKNYEERRTKITLPSMKVNTPLEFHASNIYTRAMFEKFGEILYEAGQYRVEEVEKGSKYNVHRYHPDKHEKWCRVLYVVHVHGQGEELTCECGNFEHTGLLCSVAEFYCWPTLTHWARSATDYAAIIKVPDFLGIDRIPSKHILKRWTKEARDILPDHLAHLQKGNISVNSITFRHSNMYTHALEVVKLGDANPVAYDCAMELLRAAMDKLTPLAAEHDGLGLVHRIELKKTKVKELSLLEGPHNGCMSDDEGSAIGNFIGLSAPERKRKAGRPTNSRDKPPYDDRSGKRKKLKVTSEVNGALGCATSKRTRFCTICRGPGHKSTTCPQRGDAPQKKGKNQNARFSGWEVIGRTHATILRSWYMLQSKQLLILVAASDYSMQLRKHIYQVEPRLLVFACR